The Gammaproteobacteria bacterium genome has a segment encoding these proteins:
- a CDS encoding DUF3365 domain-containing protein has product MRIQPIVIGLLAAAGTMTLWAGKAPQESGAPPIDEVKAVAKGYAGQLKAMLQQQMQAGGPVDALAVCSDEAARIGSDAARASGWSIRRVTDRTRNPLDMPDAYEHQVLQDFSKRLGDGEKEVARYEVVEEGGVRYARFMKAIPVEGLCLSCHGSATEVAPDVAARIQTLYPHDRAMDYKLGDLRGALSIKVRLD; this is encoded by the coding sequence ATGCGAATACAGCCAATCGTGATCGGCCTCTTGGCCGCCGCGGGCACCATGACCCTGTGGGCGGGCAAGGCGCCTCAGGAGTCCGGTGCGCCACCAATCGACGAAGTCAAGGCCGTGGCCAAAGGCTATGCCGGCCAGCTCAAGGCGATGCTGCAGCAGCAGATGCAGGCGGGCGGCCCAGTCGATGCCCTCGCGGTCTGCAGTGACGAGGCGGCGCGCATCGGCAGCGATGCGGCCCGTGCCAGCGGCTGGTCTATCCGTCGTGTGACGGACCGGACGCGTAACCCGCTCGACATGCCGGACGCCTATGAACACCAGGTGTTGCAGGATTTCAGCAAACGTCTGGGCGACGGTGAGAAGGAGGTCGCGCGCTACGAGGTGGTCGAGGAGGGCGGCGTGCGCTATGCGCGCTTCATGAAGGCGATCCCGGTCGAAGGCCTGTGCCTGAGTTGCCATGGCTCGGCAACCGAGGTCGCCCCCGATGTCGCCGCACGTATCCAGACCCTCTACCCGCACGACCGCGCCATGGACTACAAGCTCGGTGATCTGCGCGGCGCACTGTCCATCAAGGTCAGGCTCGATTAG
- a CDS encoding cytochrome c — MKYISIRHLFQKRFRTSTLMAALLTGSLLPAAVPAQEPIGPKLTPRLHELLRDEMLSIRQAMEHIMNGLVAGDSSIVENMAMQVHDSFILTQQLTEQDKKDLMAAASKEFLALDGEFHVTAKKLAHAAEQKDFELQRFYYGKMVDSCQTCHSQFVTDRFPQFAGKAPEGHVH, encoded by the coding sequence ATGAAATACATTTCGATCAGACACCTGTTCCAGAAGCGATTCCGTACCAGCACCCTCATGGCGGCCTTGCTGACGGGATCCCTGCTGCCAGCCGCAGTACCTGCACAGGAGCCGATCGGGCCCAAGCTCACACCGCGCCTGCACGAACTGCTGCGCGACGAGATGCTCTCCATCCGTCAGGCCATGGAACATATCATGAACGGCCTCGTGGCCGGCGACAGCTCCATCGTGGAGAACATGGCCATGCAGGTGCATGACAGTTTCATCCTGACCCAGCAGCTGACCGAGCAGGACAAGAAGGACCTGATGGCGGCGGCGTCGAAGGAGTTTCTGGCACTCGATGGCGAATTCCACGTGACGGCCAAGAAGCTTGCCCATGCGGCCGAGCAGAAGGACTTCGAGCTGCAGCGCTTCTACTACGGAAAAATGGTCGATAGCTGTCAGACCTGCCACAGCCAGTTCGTGACCGACCGTTTCCCGCAGTTTGCCGGCAAGGCACCCGAGGGACATGTGCATTGA
- a CDS encoding c-type cytochrome, producing the protein MSVNTVSRFSKKLLPAALGVAIALTSAGCMGPQFAPASSDVGWDTNYTDALSPHTQLALGVMNALKDDPAQVKNQAAAAALWDTLAGQVDAKAGDAAINATRAKIEALMGPELVAKVKSEHYSKGDLMGFMISSGMKIPKGGSGSLNPDFMAAQNTAKLLKDGGASLQAKSDDEYKAVSPEEALSPMQSLTLGTALLLAEDRDSFEMSQIFRLALYFRPLRRMYDPNPDIIKASSSANYETVYMDRIWRVLRPEQIAAIRKMNLTRSDMEKYLKEHVQLYKVDIKKTPDFALVEYAVNDFHEQIAPPDTIPPEDKGDFFIASSVKRISGAAPGDGKKLFEGVCASCHGIDGQGRFPPITMQSYLSLHSDHEHFEIVRFGPPQKPGSPIVMPTFADKLTEQQMWAIVKYLRTFENSTAMRRGESDARESGVKFYDTPEVYAAWQAKDSNKLFLDLQSDIAYRIMGHIPNSLHIRPEELAQKMDQLPKDKEIVVIDMFGSQGLQPAKTLADAGYRTAYMATGMMDWHITRNYPVSYD; encoded by the coding sequence ATGTCCGTAAACACTGTTTCCCGGTTTTCCAAGAAACTGCTTCCTGCAGCCCTCGGTGTGGCGATTGCACTGACCAGTGCCGGCTGCATGGGCCCGCAATTTGCACCAGCCAGCTCCGATGTCGGCTGGGATACGAACTACACCGATGCCCTGAGTCCGCATACCCAGTTGGCGCTGGGTGTCATGAATGCGCTGAAGGATGATCCCGCCCAGGTCAAGAATCAGGCTGCGGCCGCGGCATTGTGGGATACCTTGGCCGGACAGGTCGATGCCAAGGCAGGTGATGCCGCCATCAACGCCACGCGCGCAAAGATCGAGGCACTGATGGGGCCGGAGCTGGTTGCAAAGGTCAAGAGCGAGCACTACAGCAAGGGGGATCTCATGGGCTTCATGATCAGTTCCGGCATGAAGATCCCGAAGGGCGGCAGCGGTTCGCTGAATCCCGATTTCATGGCCGCCCAGAATACCGCCAAGCTGCTGAAGGATGGCGGTGCATCGCTGCAGGCCAAGAGTGACGATGAATACAAGGCGGTGAGTCCGGAGGAGGCACTCAGCCCCATGCAGAGCCTGACGCTGGGGACGGCGCTATTACTGGCCGAGGATCGTGATTCCTTCGAGATGAGTCAGATATTCCGCCTGGCACTGTATTTCCGGCCGCTGCGGCGTATGTATGATCCCAACCCGGACATCATCAAGGCGTCGAGCTCGGCGAACTACGAGACGGTCTACATGGATCGAATCTGGCGCGTACTGCGACCCGAGCAGATCGCCGCGATCCGCAAGATGAATCTGACCCGCTCGGATATGGAAAAGTACCTCAAGGAGCACGTGCAGCTCTATAAGGTAGACATCAAGAAGACCCCGGACTTCGCGCTGGTCGAATACGCGGTCAACGATTTCCACGAGCAGATCGCGCCGCCGGACACCATCCCGCCGGAGGACAAGGGTGACTTCTTCATCGCCAGCAGTGTCAAGCGCATCAGCGGTGCCGCGCCCGGCGACGGCAAGAAGCTGTTTGAGGGTGTCTGCGCCTCCTGTCACGGCATCGACGGCCAGGGACGTTTCCCGCCGATCACCATGCAGTCCTACCTGTCACTGCACAGTGACCACGAGCACTTCGAGATCGTACGCTTTGGGCCGCCGCAGAAGCCTGGTTCGCCCATCGTCATGCCGACCTTCGCCGACAAGCTCACCGAGCAGCAGATGTGGGCGATCGTAAAGTATCTGCGTACCTTCGAGAACAGTACTGCTATGCGCCGGGGTGAGAGTGATGCGCGCGAAAGCGGCGTGAAGTTCTATGACACACCCGAAGTCTATGCTGCCTGGCAGGCCAAGGACAGTAATAAACTCTTCCTCGACCTGCAGAGTGATATTGCCTACCGCATCATGGGTCATATCCCGAACAGTCTGCACATCCGTCCCGAGGAACTGGCACAGAAGATGGATCAGCTGCCGAAGGACAAGGAGATTGTCGTCATCGACATGTTCGGCTCGCAGGGCCTGCAGCCGGCCAAGACGCTGGCCGACGCCGGCTATCGCACGGCGTACATGGCGACGGGCATGATGGACTGGCACATCACACGCAATTACCCAGTGTCCTATGACTGA